The Medicago truncatula cultivar Jemalong A17 chromosome 7, MtrunA17r5.0-ANR, whole genome shotgun sequence genome includes the window ctcgataaatattttcaaaatattaaatttttataattatttattttagataattaaGATATTAACGGTTAAAATTGTACATTGACATGTGTGAAGTGGTTGatttggacatgtattttgaaacgaaaAGAGTATTATTTTAAGGTATATGATCAATTAAATGATGGTATGTAGAACAATggtttatataattatgttctAGTGGATATAATTATATTGAGGGATACCTAGAATTAAGAAGATTCAAGTTAAGTACAGAGTAGAACAAGTGTCATGCAAAAAATAAACTGgcatataatatatgtaatgtaACACAAACCAATTCAAGATTTAAGCCTGTGAATTAAATAACTAGATGATTAGCTACATACTATTTGACAAAATGTGACAGATTACAAAATGTTCAGGCAAGCTATCTGGTGTTGGATGAATTAAAATAACTGAGACTCAAGACTGCACAATTATCCGACTCAACAAACATACCTAATGAGTTTGCAAGAAAATTCTAGTTCTAGTGAAAACTATCTGTATCatcttttcatttattataaCTTTTCTCATCAATAAACTGGTCTTAACATTATGCTGAAATTTGTATATCTATGAATAAGCTTTGCAGAGTCGAGGTTGGGTGGCATTGGCAACACTCCTTTTTATGGGTTACCGTTACTTTGGGTCTTGTCGGAAATTCACCAAACATGTTTCAGTGACCAATTTTCACATTGTTAACTTTCCATTTCACTCTCGTTCGCGCCAACCATGTTCCTTTCTTCACTCCACCACATCCATTGGGTCACCACCATCACTTCGGGCCCTTCATGGCCACTACTTCAAGAAAGGTTctctccaaattttgaattcggCTAACTATCTCTTAACCCTCTATGTTAAATCCAGTAACTTGGACCATGCCCATAAGCTGTTTGATGAAATTACCCACAAAAACACTCAAACATGGACCATCCTTATATCAGGTTTTGCAAGAGCCGCTGGCTCTTCAGAGTTGGTCTTTAGCCTTTTTAGAGAAATGCAGGCAGATGGTGCTTGTCCAAATCAGTATACATTGTCTAGTGTGTTGAAGTGTTGTTCACGTGAAAACAACATTCAGTTCGGTAAAGGAATCCATGCGTGGATTCTCAGGAATGGGGTTGGTGGAGATGTTGTGTTAGAGAATTCTATTCTCGACCTTTACTTGAAATGCAAGGAATTTGAATATGCTGAAAGTTTTTTCGAGTTGATGATTGAAAAAGATGTTGTGTCGTGGAATATAATGATTGGTGCGTATCTTCGTGAAGGAGATGTGGAGAAGTCTCTTGAGATGTTCAGGAACTTTCCTAACAAAGATGTTGTGAGTTGGAATACTATCATAGATGGGTTGATACAATGTGGTtatgaaagattagctttggaACAATTGTATTGTATGGTGGCACATGGGACTGAATTCTCTCCAGTCACGTTCTCGATAGCACTTATTTTGGTTTCCTCTTTGTCACTTGTAGAGGTTGGGAGACAACTTCATGGGAGGGTCTTAACATTTGGCCTCAATAGTGATGGTTATATCAGGAGTTCACTTGTGGAAATGTATGGCAAGTGTGGGAGAATGGATAAGGCATCTACAATTCTTAAAGATGTACCTCtgaattttttgagaaaagGGAATTTTGGAGTTACTTGCAAGGAACCGAAGGCAAGGATGGTTTCATGGAGTTCAATGGTTTCTGGTTACGTTTGGAATGGAAAATATGAAGATGGTATGAAAACTTTCAGGTCAATGGTTTGTGAACTGATTGTAGTCGATATTCGAACTGTTGCAACCATTATTTCGGCCTGTGCTAATGCTGGAATTTTGGAGTTTGGTAAGCAGATTCATGCCTACATTCAAAAAATTGGGCTTAGAATAGATGCCTACGTTGGTTCGTCGTTAATTGATATGTATTCTAAATCTGGTAGCTTGGATGACGCTTTAATGATTTTCGAACAAATCAAAGAACCAAACGTTGTCTTGTGGACTTCAATGATATCTGGTTGTGCTCTACATGGTCAAGGAAAGGAAGCAATTAGtctttttgaaggaatgttGAATCTGGGTATCATTCCAAATGAGGTTACTTTTGTAGGGGTTTTAAATGCATGCAGCCATGTAGGGCTTATTGAAGAAGGATGTAGATATTTTAGGATGATGAAAGATACTTATCACATTAACCCTGAAGTTGAACACTACACTTCTATGGTCAATCTTTATGGTAGAGCAGGTCATTTGATTGAAGCGAAGAACTTTATCTTTGAAAATAGTATATCTCACTTCACTTCTGTATGGAGATCATTTTTATCTTCATGCCGACTACATAAAAATTTTAACATGGGAAAATCGGTTTCCGAAATGCTACTTCAAAGTGCACCGTCCGATCCAGATGCGTATATTTTGCTATCAAATATGTGTTCTTCCAATCATCAATGGGACGAAGCTGCCATAGTAAGGAGTTTAATGTATCAAAGAGGTGTTAAAAAGCAGCCTGGTCAATCTTGGGTTCAGCTAAAGGATCAAATCCACAGTTTTACAGTGGGAGATAGGTCTCATCCCCAAGACAAGGAAATATATTCATATCTGGACTCTTTAATAGGAAGACTGAAGGAAATTGGATATTCTCTTGATGCAAAACTGGTCATGCAGGatgtagaagaagaacaagGGGAAGTACTCATTAGTCATCACAGTGAAAAACTTGCACTTGTCTTTAGCATCATTAACACTTCGCCGAGGACTCCAATTAGAATCATGAAGAACCTCCGTATTTGTAACGATTGCCATAACTTCTTCAAGTATGCATCTCAGCTTCTAGAACGTGAAATAATTGTCAGAGATACACATAGGTTCCATCATTTTAAGCAGAGTAGTTGCTCTTGTGGAGAATATTGGTGACAAGTATGCATCACAGTCTTGAATCTTGATGTTATGAAACCACTCATCATAACTTCTAGGTATGCATTTACATTTAACCTTGTCAGTCCATCTATCATATATTGATTTTGTTATCAGATGCTAGACTGAGCAATCATTTCAATCTTGATATCATCTATAATGTATCACTATCTGTATATTGATACCAAGTGTTGATAAAGTACATCATCAGATCGGTGAAAGTTACATTCTGAGACCGGTATGCttactaacatttttttctatctgatatattatgattttttgtatTCAGCATCCAAAATGGCCTAGCTCAGTTGGGCCAGTCAAACAGGACTGGGCTAGGTTGGTCTGTTTACAGGGcccaataagttttttttttttttttaactcggtatccgatctaAGAACCGACTAacccgaggggaccaatcccaccgccaaTAAGATTTTTCCTTTAATGTTGTGAACTGAAGACAACTCAGCTTATCTAGTCAACccaacttttaaaaataaatgtgttcAGTTTATTTTAGAATACTCAATAGGTTAAAAACATTAAAGCATGGAACAATTGCATAGAGAAAAATTTGTGGATTTTTTCAAACCTTAATTACTCAACTTTGTAGCCATAAACTGACAGAAGATATCCAAAGCATCAAACTGGACTGGACCctattagattaaaaaaaaaaattgggtgaagaaagtgatttttttattggattcaGCTAAaagtttttgttgtttatttatgCCTACTTGAGGGAAAGTTGAAACGTTTAGATTAGTCTATACTGTCATACGTTTGTATATATGACACAGGAGCACATGACTCACCTAATTGTCTTGAATCTTGATGCTTAAGGGCGTGTACATCAAGGAAGCTTTGAcacaagtttttaatttgtagcACTTCTATTATTCCTCTGTACATTCTTCTAGTGCTTAGTGACTTAGTAAGCATTACTATTAGAGGAAATCAGCACTTGTACTGCACCATGCGCAGATAAATTTTCTACTTATTAGATCAACAAGTCACGTCATATCACATTTGATCTAATGATATTATAGTAAGACTTATTGATTCAATGGTTGAAACAAGCTCGTGTATGATGTAAATCTTGTCTCACTTGTGTACCATAAAATTGATGTTAAATTAGTCTCTTAAATTAGAGAACTTTGGTTATTAATTTagtctttttttcttaattcaGTACCATAACTTTAAAGTTTTAATGTTTGTCTTGataatcttgtaaaaaaaaaagtttgtcttGATAAACATGAGACTATTCAAGGCATTATCTAGTACTTTAGTGCACGGAATAAATTGACTGACACTCAAATTTTCCTTTCCCAATTGCGAGATTAATTCAAGTTCTGAAGTGTTACTATCTTGAAGTGAAAACTTGTTGGAGTTATTAAATCTAGTAAAAGTCATTTCATAATTTGTTGAGCTTAACTGCTCTTAGTCCTCTATGCTTTGTACGACTGCACTAATCATGGACTAGATGAACAAACAATTGCTGTTTAAGATAAagacaaaattacaattatttttagtgCTTAATTAATTGACATTACAGGAACAGCTTCACctttacaatttttatatatgtatgtattgtCAATATGGTTTCgttagttttttgtttcttaGTGAAAGAAGAGTAATCAAGTGTTAATTAATCTAAGCTTTATTAAGTCACTAAGCTTCCGTTAATCAACATACATCAGGTTAAGTATAAGTAAcgcactcaaaggtagacaactCAACCTGCTTCAACAAACCCATTTTTGATTCTTACAATCAATGATGCTTCTTCATATTGAAGAAATAGTATATATCAGATTTATTTGGTCTCAATCTTCTTGAGGTGTAGATTTATTTGGACGTTTGCTTGGAATGCAATACTCCTAGATCGAGTCCAAAACAAGTAAACAAAAAGGAGCATTGGATATATAAGGgcttttattcaaataaaatataaattatgtatttCATAAACTAACCAATTACAAGGAAAAGATagataagaaataataattaaatattgttGATAACTTATTGTAGAAGAGAGGCAAATATCACTTGAAGGGGAAAATTATGATGCGATCTATTATCTCAATGTGCATAggttttggtttcactttattCATTCACTACTCAACCAACTTTTTCTATGTAATGTTCGTTATAAGTGAAATGATTTGATAGAATTATACATTGCATAACAATATATGTCCGAGTAACACACTCAATTGAATAACACTCTATGTGATTGctccattttttcaaaaaatcatcaCACTCATCTTATACGTtttgattgttattttttaaagcgatttaattttttatggtatAAGTTAACTGGGTATTCTTCGCTCAAACTAAGTAGGACTATAATAAGTGGCAAAACTCTCAAGAGTTTTAACATTGTTATTTTAAGTCTAAATTCAAATCCACCACATATgattaagttagaagagactcTAACtatcttttagttttttaaagaaaaatatttcatGGACATTCATACATCCCTTTAACATCTTGAGAgatgaaaaaatagagaaaatgatgtgataaatgaaatatattattgcTATTTATGGGATACAAATATAATtgctatttatgaaaatatgagatgtCCACGTATAAGTGCTTTTAAATTAACAAGTCGAAATCATGTGTATTCCACTATTGCGTAAGTGTGTATGTCCCTTTCACTCACCAAACTAATTTATTAATGATATGTAGCTTGACTATGTATACGTAATCATAGCATGCTTCACAACAAATTGAATCCTAAGGGAGTACCCCATCCCCATGTGTGTCTTACTATATTATGACTACAATATAACTTGAATAgctatctatctatatctatatattgTAGTTGTTATATCTCCATTCAAGGGTTGCATTTTTTGGTGGATCAATTAATTCAGCTCCAAATTCCAATTGAGATATTCACCTTTCCTAAGAAATAATGAGACAGAGAATGGAAAGGCTTGTCATTCTTCCTTTCTCAGCTGGTTGTATCTCTGAGGCCAGTGTTGCTGTTGGTGTTCCACATCCAAGAAGATCAAAACCTGCAGAGACTAATTCACCACATGATGCAATAAGTCTCTTCCTATCTCTTTTACGTGCTAAtcacaacattaattatttgcattacttcccttaattttatttagctagtaaaataaatataataagagAAACACAAACACGTTTAATTATCGATCGGTTCACACGTTTAATTGTGGATTTGAATTTAGTGCAGTCGATAAAGGGCTTTGATTCTCTCTCCCACGGTACATCGGtgcaacaaaaaatttcttgtGTGAAAAAGTTTTGCCATGTGGTGGTATGCTACCCTAGATTTCTagataaaaataagttgttgCATCATTGAATTGTGAGAGAAGATCCGAGTCCGTTTATAAACAACACCATTAGAACGGTCAATATGTAGATTTCACTTTCCGTCATTGGATAAAGTTTATTGATATTACTAGaatgtatttttaaatttgatttggtGAAGTCAAAATATGAACGATGTATTTTCATCCAATGGTCAAATTTGTTGTATGCATCAATAATGTAGTTCTTCCATTCTTTGTGATATACATATTGTCTTCCCTTAAACAAGTATAGGTCATGAGAAAATATATCAAAAGAATGTCGTGGGAAAATAGTTGGcatttgatattaatttttccCTAATTTCTTAGGTTATATATATTACTAGTTAATCAcgatatatttaaatttatttatatgtttgTCTATGATCTGTTACTAATTATGTGATATGATAAGATTAGAAGGATCTAAAGGAGTCGAGGATTCGGAGATTTTGTCCGGTGAAAGTATGAAGAATTCTTTGAGATTGCTTGATGTTGTTCCAAAGCCTAACCTATCCTTCAACAAGCTGTTCAAAGGCTTCAAGAACTTTTCTCAATTGTTTGGTGAGTTCACATATTAATTTTGTGGTccatatattaatttatacatctctttttataaattaatatatttctttagTATATATATGTGCTTTTATTCTATTCAATATTAAAGTTTTGATCATAAGTTTTTGTAAAAACATCCTCCCTAAATAAGCATTTTTAGAATGAAACCTTTTAGTCTCGATCATCTTAATTTATAAGGTGTCATGCATGTCAAGCAGAAATACATGTCAATGTTGGTGTATGCTTCAACTAGTCTTCATTTTTTCACCTCTAACATCTTTTATCTTCAACTCGATTTTATGAACTTAGAGCGgtgaaaagaaaggaaaaagatgAATGCAAATTAAAGTCAGTTTAACATTATTGATCTTATCCGATAATACTAATATGcacttatatttaatttttataaacatgtcatactaaaaataaaattttaggaattaaaatcgaatttttttatttgtttgtaactaaaaaatatatttaagtcttAATTTTTCATGgaattcaacttttttatgtttaattgcaGTGGAGAAAGAAGAGGACTTAGAAGAAGCAGAAATGGACATGGAAATAGGGTGTCCAACAGATGTACAACATGTGACACACATAGGTTGGGATGGTGTTACAACCTCATGTGCTGCTCATGACCCAATGAGGGGATGGGATTCTCTCATTCCTCCTGAGCTTCTCTCTGTAGCCTCTCAATCTTTACAGACAAAACATGAAACAACATCTCCCATCAACATCATGCCTTCTATTGCTTGATTAATTGAAGATTGTATCttttaaatgatatatgtatGAGAAACTAGAAACATGAAAGTGTGATTAATGGTTGTggatatatacaaatatattatataagtaTATATTATGGTGAGTTAATTGCATTTGTATTAATGTTAGTCATgattaattttctatttatataaatttaagatTAAACCAAGATGAGTGATAAGTTCTTAATTAATACTAGAAGGACAAATATGACCAAAATAATTTGCACCCggtgtttatgtataatttatcattatttatgGACTACTATGAAAATTATCTAACAGGAACTAATTTAATTCCtgtataaaacattttttttttaagattaattATCAATCTTTTTGTCTCTCTCTATATAAATTTAAGATTAAACCAAGATGAGTGATAAGTTCTTAATTAatacttcttttaaaaaaagctctttctttttgacaaaaaaataaaaataaataattaatgctAGAAGGACTAATATGACCAATATACTAAGCACCCgatgtttatgtataatttatcTAACATGAACTAATTTAATTCCTGCAAAAAGAAactaatttaatcattaatctGTTTGTCTCTATCTATATAATTAATGAACCTAGATCAAAGTGATGTTTTACACTGGGACtatgtattattatatgtagTGGTTATGGTTCGAACT containing:
- the LOC11408158 gene encoding CRIB domain-containing protein RIC4 isoform X1: MRQRMERLVILPFSAGCISEASVAVGVPHPRRSKPAETNSPHDAIKGSKGVEDSEILSGESMKNSLRLLDVVPKPNLSFNKLFKGFKNFSQLFVEKEEDLEEAEMDMEIGCPTDVQHVTHIGWDGVTTSCAAHDPMRGWDSLIPPELLSVASQSLQTKHETTSPINIMPSIA
- the LOC11408158 gene encoding CRIB domain-containing protein RIC4 isoform X2 produces the protein MRQRMERLVILPFSAGCISEASVAVGVPHPRRSKPAETNSPHDAIRSKGVEDSEILSGESMKNSLRLLDVVPKPNLSFNKLFKGFKNFSQLFVEKEEDLEEAEMDMEIGCPTDVQHVTHIGWDGVTTSCAAHDPMRGWDSLIPPELLSVASQSLQTKHETTSPINIMPSIA